One genomic region from Candidatus Xiphinematobacter sp. encodes:
- a CDS encoding DUF4912 domain-containing protein: protein MSASDNNDVQSLSVELPNFYGSNAIFSIAQSMHCLFTYWDIDTDQCWNGPLFVRCIAERGGVESEIRVKSGMRSCHIPVLRIGAIYFIELGYYVKNQWSIVVRSSATQLPSNQPSSSNSFDYATLPLCISFRQLLICIQGAVLSREGPVKTLARLQREGLFQLSNVGHALLSENERTILEAVLGRDVLNLLSLSCPRTDAIELRLRARQCLEQHLNVLSTRETPPEWGTKESGLFAALIALLSTDIPLWSSSSPLTNWLRASIGRRGFDEPLASWDASPASSWDDIPAEEEGGEFFLHVDAEVVFYGTTQPNSSVMIDSNPVKTNPDGSFLFRFVFPEGAYEVPIVATSPDGLETRSAVLRFHRSQPPSIEKSGGTLSSVSSSPPCYRDQEEGEMRDRQSRLW from the coding sequence ATGAGTGCCAGTGATAATAATGATGTACAAAGCCTCTCAGTAGAGCTTCCTAACTTTTATGGGAGCAATGCGATTTTTTCGATCGCACAATCCATGCACTGTCTTTTCACCTATTGGGATATCGACACTGATCAATGCTGGAACGGTCCTCTCTTTGTTCGCTGTATAGCGGAGAGGGGTGGCGTTGAGTCCGAAATAAGGGTTAAGTCTGGGATGCGAAGCTGTCACATTCCTGTCCTTCGAATCGGTGCCATCTATTTTATAGAGTTGGGTTATTACGTGAAAAACCAATGGAGTATTGTCGTGCGCTCTTCTGCTACTCAACTTCCATCCAACCAGCCCTCTTCTTCCAATAGTTTTGACTATGCTACCCTTCCCCTGTGCATAAGTTTTAGACAACTTCTAATATGTATTCAGGGTGCTGTTCTTTCTAGAGAGGGCCCTGTCAAAACCCTGGCAAGGCTTCAGAGGGAGGGCCTGTTTCAGCTCAGTAACGTTGGCCATGCCCTCCTCTCGGAGAACGAGCGGACGATCCTAGAGGCTGTTCTAGGCAGAGATGTTCTTAATTTGCTCTCCCTCTCCTGTCCTAGAACGGACGCCATAGAACTGCGTCTTAGAGCTCGGCAATGTTTGGAGCAACATCTAAATGTCCTTAGTACGAGAGAAACACCCCCAGAATGGGGAACCAAGGAAAGCGGCTTGTTTGCAGCTCTAATAGCTCTCCTTAGTACTGACATTCCCCTATGGAGCAGCAGCAGTCCCCTTACCAATTGGCTACGAGCCTCCATAGGCAGACGAGGGTTCGATGAACCGCTTGCCAGTTGGGACGCTTCCCCAGCCTCCAGTTGGGATGATATTCCTGCCGAAGAAGAGGGAGGGGAGTTTTTTCTCCACGTCGATGCAGAAGTGGTCTTTTATGGAACTACCCAGCCCAACTCATCGGTCATGATCGATTCTAACCCGGTGAAGACTAATCCCGATGGATCCTTTCTTTTTCGTTTTGTTTTTCCAGAAGGGGCCTACGAAGTCCCCATTGTGGCCACCTCACCAGACGGCCTTGAGACACGGTCAGCTGTCCTGCGCTTCCATCGTTCACAGCCCCCCAGCATCGAAAAGTCTGGAGGAACGCTCTCATCCGTCAGCTCATCTCCACCCTGTTATAGGGACCAGGAAGAGGGAGAGATGCGAGATCGACAGTCAAGGCTTTGGTGA
- a CDS encoding 50S ribosomal protein L28, whose protein sequence is MARRCSVTGAKSTHGTRIHRRGLAKKRGGIGMHVTAVTPREFFPNLRCRRVWVPQLGKFVRVKRMTANALKTVAKNGAFKALQSAGIL, encoded by the coding sequence ATGGCTAGGAGATGTAGCGTTACAGGAGCAAAGTCCACACATGGTACCAGGATCCATCGACGTGGTCTCGCCAAGAAACGAGGAGGCATCGGAATGCATGTCACTGCAGTGACCCCCAGAGAGTTTTTTCCGAATCTACGTTGCAGGCGAGTGTGGGTTCCGCAATTGGGGAAGTTTGTCCGCGTAAAGCGGATGACGGCCAACGCACTGAAGACTGTAGCTAAGAACGGTGCGTTTAAGGCCTTGCAGTCAGCTGGAATTCTTTAA